In Ostrea edulis chromosome 6, xbOstEdul1.1, whole genome shotgun sequence, a single window of DNA contains:
- the LOC125645553 gene encoding transcription factor SPT20 homolog, with translation MEGCRILKFSLALFLLMNNCLFSVYGQTFKTGTRKSSFSFKSPKAVSWKRPSANAQHNVQMPQTVQRPQTVHIPNTAQQNQQKNLAQQGFAFGPERSAQKSAWQNQQQQQPTPVQYPQAVGSNQQQQFRNWQTPQQQPEPPQPYQAQQPKPPQTYQPQQPEPQKPEPQQSYQGQQPEPQQSYQPQQPEPPQQPYQPPQPQQQIQQSWQQQSWNGPSPQQGIQTQPEPVQPVYSPPDQQPSPQVYQPPQQQPTNPQNQQQNWNQVPAQKPEPQYPPTQTHGTQQQQPAQANQQWYQPPTQNTQHQVNPQGQPAQQQIERYQPHTQPQEPQVQSPIQQQTWHQPEQPPQQQPQAQQPQVQQPQVQQPQVQKPQGQQPQPNQPQVQQPQQQQSKQWYQQPQVQPAQPEPQQPTQWYQPPEQQRQPRNNQWQPQQQPQQGFYPPQQQQGNQQGHGGLPETLHLGTTTPSSASFADYIQNQQPPQQQQQQQQQQQKPNQVYQPHQPVPQQQPQYQPPQVVQQTPFAGKPVPHQGHAPSNIPVAPVKPIFAGRPDPITPAPHAPWTTPAIYKPTTPAYVPPTPAPVFTTPAPPVSSTKAGEGLACYNTQECDVGCCYGHNGQLLDMSTYGPGGPKEYQVSGKCWIRTPGRGDRCDDLCPCTTGFTCDQDYHPIYPSNPKYVHGGKLFEKPPRKCKSAKIVKIKQAAFWECYKDHACSGFPTV, from the exons ATGGAGGGTTGTCGGATTTTAAAATTCTCGCTGGCTCTATTTCTGTTGATGAACAATTGCCTTTTTTCCGTTTATGGG CAAACATTTAAGACCGGTACAAGGAAGAGCTCTTTCTCGTTTAAATCGCCTAAAGCTGTCAGTTGGAAGCGACCGTCCGCAAATGCACAACACAATGTCCAAATGCCACAAACGGTACAGAGGCCACAGACAGTGCATATTCCAAATACTGCCCAACAAAACCAGCAGAAA AACCTTGCCCAACAAGGATTTGCATTTGGTCCGGAGCGGTCGGCACAAAAGTCTGCATGGCAAAACCAACAGCAACAACAACCTACTCCAGTCCAATATCCACAAGCGGTGGGCTCAAATCAGCAGCAACAATTCCGAAATTGGCAGACACCACAGCAACAACCAGAACCACCACAGCCATATCAGGCACAACAACCAAAACCACCGCAAACATATCAGCCACAACAACCTGAGCCACAGAAACCAGAGCCACAACAGTCCTATCAGGGACAACAACCAGAACCACAGCAATCATATCAACCACAACAACCTGAGCCGCCACAGCAACCTTACCAACCACCACAACCACAACAGCAGATTCAGCAATCTTGGCAACAGCAATCTTGGAATGGTCCGTCTCCTCAACAAGGCATTCAAACGCAACCAGAACCAGTTCAACCAGTTTATAGCCCACCTGATCAGCAACCTTCACCACAGGTTTATCAACCTCCTCAGCAACAACCTACTAACCCGCAAAATCAGCAGCAAAATTGGAATCAAGTACCTGCTCAAAAGCCAGAACCCCAATATCCACCAACCCAAACTCATGgcacacaacaacaacaacctgCTCAGGCAAATCAACAATGGTATCAGCCGCCAACACAAAATACCCAACATCAAGTAAATCCACAGGGACAGCCAGCTCAACAACAAATTGAAAGGTATCAACCCCATACTCAACCACAAGAGCCACAGGTTCAGTCTCCGATCCAACAACAGACATGGCATCAGCCAGAGCAACCTCCTCAACAACAACCACAAGCCCAACAACCACAAGTCCAGCAACCGCAAGTCCAGCAGCCACAAGTCCAGAAGCCACAAGGTCAGCAACCTCAACCCAATCAACCCCAAGTCCAACAGCCTCAGCAACAGCAGAGTAAGCAGTGGTACCAACAACCACAAGTCCAACCAGCTCAACCAGAACCACAACAGCCAACCCAGTGGTATCAACCGCCAGAACAACAACGACAACCAAGAAACAATCAGTGGCAACCTCAGCAACAACCGCAACAAG GATTTTACCCGCCACAACAGCAACAGGGCAATCAACAAGGACATGGTGGACTTCCTGAAACATTACATTTAGGAACGACAACTCCCTCGAGCGCTTCCTTTGCCGATTATATTCAGAATCAACAACCACCACAACAACAACagcagcaacaacaacaacaacaaaaaccaaatCAGGTTTATCAACCCCATCAACCAGTTCCACAGCAACAACCTCAGTACCAACCACCACAAGTAGTTCAACAAACACCTTTTGCTGGCAAACCAGTACCTCATCAGGGTCATGCACCATCTAATATTCCTGTTGCGCCAGTTAAGCCAATTTTTGCTGGTAGACCAGATCCCATTACCCCCGCGCCTCATGCTCCATGGACCACGCCTGCCATTTACAAACCTACCACCCCCGCATATGTTCCACCAACCCCAG CTCCTGTGTTCACAACACCAGCTCCCCCTGTGTCCTCTACCAAGGCTGGGGAAGGTCTTGCTTGCTACAACACTCAGGAGTGTGACGTCGGCTGCTGCTACGGACATAATGGTCAGTTGCTGGACATGTCCACATACGGCCCAGGTGGACCAAAGGAGTACCAGG TTTCAGGAAAATGCTGGATCCGCACCCCTGGACGTGGCGATAGATGTGATGATTTATGTCCCTGCACCACAG GATTCACGTGTGACCAAGATTATCATCCCATCTACCCAAGCAACCCGAAATACGTTCATGGGGGCAAACTGTTTGAGAAACCCCCAAGAAAATGCAAATCCgccaaaattgttaaaattaaacAAGCTGCATTCTGGGAATGTTACAAAGACCATGCCTGTTCCGGTTTCCCGACGGTGTAA